The following are encoded in a window of Vigna unguiculata cultivar IT97K-499-35 chromosome 8, ASM411807v1, whole genome shotgun sequence genomic DNA:
- the LOC114193762 gene encoding transcription repressor MYB5-like, which translates to MRNPSSTSTTKSKKSGGGANSTTTSYNSTNTTNNNIGSTSNNNGSNTNTPCCSKVGLKRGPWTPEEDEVLANYIKKEGEGRWRTLPKRAGLLRCGKSCRLRWMNYLRPSVKRGHIAPDEEDLILRLHRLLGNRWSLIAGRIPGRTDNEIKNYWNTHLSKKLISQGIDPRTHKPLNPPSMNMNIPSSSTVPPPSMPPPMTITTHNPLHDFTVVNQGIHAIHHLGQQHHQPPVSNPFDNNNINNQVAAVADDVSAMGFMDSEDCNDDININYYSDDVFSSFLNSLINEDAFASQQHHVQTELPSERCIPLPCDDRVDDPLVSITTASTSQGYDDDLGVLWESPLVPSTTFTHHVNDPIIKMAHDHHHHNQ; encoded by the exons ATGAGAAACCCTTCATCAACATCAACAACCAAGAGCAAGAAAAGTGGTGGTGGTGCTAACAGCACTACCACCAGCTACAACAGCACCAAcaccaccaacaacaacatTGGTAGCACCAGCAATAACAATGGTTCCAACACCAACACTCCATGCTGCAGCAAGGTTGGATTGAAGAGAGGACCATGGACACCGGAAGAAGATGAGGTGTTAGCCAATTACATCAAGAAAGAAGGTGAAGGGCGTTGGAGAACGCTCCCCAAGCGTGCTGGCCTTCTCCGGTGCGGCAAAAGCTGCCGTCTCCGGTGGATGAACTACCTCCGCCCCTCCGTCAAACGCGGCCACATCGCCCCTGACGAGGAAGATCTCATCCTCCGCCTCCACCGCCTCCTTGGCAACCG GTGGTCGTTGATTGCTGGGAGGATTCCCGGAAGAACGGATAATGAAATAAAGAATTACTGGAACACCCATCTAAGTAAAAAGCTCATTAGCCAAGGGATTGATCCCAGAACTCACAAGCCTCTTAACCCACCATCCATGAATATGAATATTCCTTCTTCTTCCACTGTTCCTCCACCCTCTATGCCTCCTCCAATGACCATCACCACCCACAACCCTTTGCATGATTTCACTGTTGTTAACCAAGGAATTCATGCGATTCATCATTTGGGTCAGCAACACCACCAGCCTCCGGTTTCAAACCCCTTTGATAATAACAACATTAACAATCAAGTGGCTGCTGTCGCAGATGATGTTTCTGCAATGGGGTTCATGGACAGTGAGGATTGCAACGATGACATCAACATCAATTACTACTCAGATGATGTTTTTTCTTCCTTCCTCAACTCCTTGATCAACGAAGATGCTTTTGCGTCGCAGCAGCACCACGTGCAAACAGAGCTCCCAAGTGAGCGTTGCATTCCACTGCCATGCGATGATCGTGTGGATGATCCTCTGGTTTCAATCACCACTGCTTCTACATCACAGGGTTACGATGATGACCTTGGGGTTCTCTGGGAATCACCTCTCGTGCCTTCTACTACTTTCACCCATCACGTTAACGACCCTATCATCAAGATGGCTCATGATCACCATCACCACAACCAATAG